In one window of Musa acuminata AAA Group cultivar baxijiao chromosome BXJ3-2, Cavendish_Baxijiao_AAA, whole genome shotgun sequence DNA:
- the LOC103972971 gene encoding endoglucanase 12, whose translation MHSMNHWGGSFEIHDPTTDDEHSRNMDLDRAALSRQQLDETQQSWLLGPQEAKKKDKYVDLGCMVVKRKVLKWTFYAVLIAFVVIGVPIIIAKSIPKHKKAPPPPDRYTEALHKALMFFNAQKSGRLPKNNGVPWRGDSGLKDGSEETDVKGGLVGGYYDAGDNIKFHFPMAFSMTLLSWSVIEYSNKYKDIGEYDHVRELIKWGTDYLLKTFNSSATTITKIYSQVGGATNDSASPDDHYCWMRPEDMDYTRPVQTANSAPDLGGEVAAALAAASIVFRDDGAYSQKLLKGAAAVYKFARDPGHRTPYSRGNRYIQPFYNSTGYWDEYMWSAAWMFYASGNKSYIQFATDPRLPKNAMAFSQIPDLGVFSWDNKLPGAQLLLTRLRLFLNPGYPYEESLSGYHNTTGINMCMKLQRFNVFNFTPGGLIELNHGRPQPLQYAVTAAFLASLYADYLDAANIPGYYCGPYYFSADSLRSFATSQVNYILGDNPMKMSYVVGYGRNYPKHVHHRGASIPHNGVKYSCTGGWKWRDAKTANPNTITGAMVGGPDRFDRFSDSRPNYNYTEPTLAGNAGLVAALVSLTSTSSSSGVDTNTIFSAVPPLYPGSPPPPAPWKP comes from the exons ATGCATTCCATGAACCACTGGGGTGGCTCGTTCGAGATCCATGACCCGACGACGGACGACGAGCACAGCCGTAACATGGACTTGGACCGGGCGGCGCTGTCGCGGCAGCAGCTCGACGAGACGCAGCAGAGCTGGCTGCTGGGGCCGCAGGAGGCCAAGAAGAAGGACAAGTACGTCGATCTGGGGTGCATGGTCGTCAAGCGCAAGGTGTTGAAATGGACGTTCTACGCCGTTCTGATCGCCTTCGTCGTCATTGGCGTTCCCATCATCATCGCCAAGTCGATCCCCAAGCACAAGAAAGCGCCGCCGCCGCCCGATCGGTACACGGAGGCCCTCCACAAGGCCTTGATGTTCTTCAATGCACAGAAAT CCGGTCGCTTGCCGAAGAACAACGGCGTACCATGGCGTGGAGATTCTGGCCTCAAAGATGGCTCTGAAGAAACCGACGTTAAGGGCGGCCTCGTCGGAGGATACTACGACGCCGGCGACAACATCAAGTTCCATTTCCCCATGGCGTTCTCCATGACGCTACTGAGTTGGTCGGTGATAGAGTACAGCAACAAGTACAAGGACATCGGAGAGTACGACCACGTCCGGGAGCTCATCAAATGGGGAACCGACTACCTGCTCAAGACCTTCAATTCCTCTGCCACCACCATCACCAAGATATACAGCCAG GTGGGCGGAGCTACGAATGACTCGGCCTCGCCTGACGACCACTACTGCTGGATGCGGCCCGAGGACATGGACTACACTCGTCCGGTGCAGACAGCCAACTCCGCCCCGGACCTGGGCGGCGAGGTGGCCGCGGCTCTGGCCGCCGCCTCCATCGTCTTCCGCGACGACGGCGCCTACTCGCAGAAGCTCCTCAAGGGCGCGGCCGCAGTCTATAAGTTCGCCCGCGACCCCGGCCACCGCACGCCGTACAGCCGGGGGAACCGCTACATCCAGCCGTTCTACAACTCGACGGGGTACTGGGACGAGTACATGTGGAGCGCGGCGTGGATGTTCTACGCCAGCGGCAACAAGAGCTACATCCAGTTCGCCACCGACCCGAGGCTGCCCAAGAACGCCATGGCCTTCTCGCAGATCCCGGATTTGGGGGTGTTCAGCTGGGACAACAAGCTCCCCGGCGCGCAGCTATTGTTGACGAGGCTGAGGCTGTTCTTGAATCCGGGATATCCATACGAGGAGAGCCTGAGTGGGTATCACAACACCACCGGGATCAACATGTGCATGAAGCTGCAGAGATTCAACGTCTTCAACTTCACCCCAG GTGGGTTGATCGAGCTCAACCATGGCCGGCCTCAGCCACTACAGTATGCTGTCACTGCTGCCTTCCTCGCCTCCCTGTATGCCGATTACTTGGACGCTGCTAATATTCCCGGGTACTACTGCGGCCCCTACTACTTCTCCGCCGACAGCCTCCGTAGCTTCGCCACCTCCCAG GTGAACTACATCTTAGGAGACAATCCGATGAAGATGAGCTACGTGGTGGGGTACGGCCGGAACTACCCCAAGCACGTCCACCACCGCGGCGCGTCGATCCCGCACAACGGGGTGAAGTACTCGTGCACAGGCGGGTGGAAGTGGAGGGACGCCAAGACGGCGAACCCCAACACCATCACCGGGGCGATGGTCGGCGGGCCCGACCGGTTCGACCGCTTCTCCGACTCGCGGCCGAACTACAACTACACCGAGCCTACGTTGGCGGGTAACGCAGGCCTTGTCGCGGCGCTGGTGTCGCTGACGAGCACCAGCAGCAGCTCTGGCGTCGACACGAACACCATTTTCTCTGCAGTGCCGCCGCTGTACCCtggatcgccgccgccgccggcgccATGGAAGCCTTGA